A portion of the Tiliqua scincoides isolate rTilSci1 chromosome 3, rTilSci1.hap2, whole genome shotgun sequence genome contains these proteins:
- the LOC136643886 gene encoding ubiquilin-1-like, translated as MDKDQEGATVACPVITSKPSFICVTAKSPGASAQFVLPEDSTIQEFKEELAKHFDCQTGQLVLVFFGRILKDHDTLQQCGVGDGMTVHLVIRSLKREQEELPLPPYAPRAAVCAATLPDSHVASAPFRLGSQSPWGPQETGPFGAEWQLVPTSERIIQKVRQVILANPEVQQLAQQVPAISHILNNLDIMRVILDKMREIVDLARNPDQLQDLKSPDQALMGLQSSIPGGDNPLRQLNSEIQEPGLSSGQDLFLAGPYAPLGRSPCPEQAGGLRSPGPGTEALPVSRSCTSICSHGCCADEGGLFQTLAGPLGHSSSTSNPEPSAGIGGFGAGGAQSPDAAEIPTLIVNLCNAYTKRMMFSLMQNALLASQGTEAPPEQIRQQILHFAQQMQSPEMMAAMSNPRAIQAWVQMEQGLRTLAAEAPVLVPWFALRLQGLGYSAGVPAGLRDPSCPESAASE; from the coding sequence ATGGACAAAGACCAGGAGGGTGCCACGGTAGCCTGCCCCGTCATCACGTCCAAGCCCAGCTTCATCTGCGTCACTGCAAAGTCCCCCGGGGCCAGCGCCCAGTTCGTGCTCCCCGAGGACAGCACCATCCAAGAGTTCAAGGAGGAGCTTGCCAAGCACTTTGACTGCCAGACCGGCCAGCTGGTGCTGGTCTTCTTTGGCAGGATCCTGAAGGATCACGACACCCTCCAGCAGTGCGGGGTTGGCGATGGAATGACCGTCCACCTGGTGATCCGGTCTCTGAAGAGAGAACAGGAAGAGTTGCCCCTGCCCCCCTACGCGCCCAGGGCAGCAGTCTGTGCCGCGACGCTGCCTGATAGCCAcgtggcctctgcccccttcagaCTCGGCTCACAGAGTCCGTGGGGCCCCCAGGAGACCGGCCCCTTTGGGGCAGAGTGGCAGCTGGTGCCCACTTCCGAGAGGATCATCCAGAAAGTGCGGCAGGTGATTTTGGCCAACCCCGAGGTGCAGCAGCTGGCGCAGCAGGTTCCAGCCATCAGCCACATCCTCAACAACCTGGACATCATGAGAGTGATCCTGGACAAGATGAGGGAGATTGTGGACCTTGCCAGGAACCCCGACCAGCTGCAGGACCTGAAGAGTCCAGACCAGGCCCTGATGGGCCTCCAGAGCAGCATCCCCGGGGGGGACAACCCGCTGAGGCAGTTGAACAGCGAGATCCAGGAGCCGGGGCTGAGCTCAGGACAAGACCTCTTCCTTGCTGGCCCTTACGCCCCCTTGGGGAGAAGTCCCTGCCCAGAGCAGGCAGGCGGCCTGAGGAGCCCGGGGCCAGGCACGGAGGCGCTTCCCGTTTcccgcagctgcaccagcatctgCAGCCATGGCTGCTGCGCTGACGAAGGCGGCCTCTTCCAGACCCTGGCCGGCCCTCTTGGACACTCCTCCTCCACATCCAACCCTGAGCCCTCTGCTGGGATAGGAGGGTTCGGTGCAGGGGGTGCCCAAAGCCCAGATGCTGCGGAGATCCCCACATTGATTGTGAATCTGTGCAACGCCTACACCAAGCGCATGATGTTCTCTCTCATGCAGAACGCACTGCTGGCCTCTCAAGGGACTGAGGCGCCGCCGGAACAAATCCGCCAGCAGATTCTCCACTTTGCCCAGCAGATGCAGAGCCCAGAAATGATGGCCGCCATGTCCAACCCCAGGGCCATCCAGGCCTGGGTGCAGATGGAGCAGGGCCTACGGACCCTGGCCGCAGAAGCACCGGTTCTGGTCCCCTGGTTCGCCCTGCGCCTGCAAGGTCTGGGGTACTCTGCGGGAGTGCCCGCGGGGCTCAGGGACCCTTCCTGTCCAGAATCGGCTGCTTCTGAGTAG